One genomic segment of Myxococcus xanthus includes these proteins:
- a CDS encoding DUF1684 domain-containing protein — protein MRHHQTLAVRLDEVLRLHSELVMRERLTVRRARTPARGDSGGDEVHRNETNGAGRELEAETPVGATVVLDYNRAYNPTCAFSAYSLCPLSPRQNRLPLRVPASEKRPQSQ, from the coding sequence GTGCGCCACCACCAGACGCTGGCCGTGCGCCTGGACGAAGTGCTCCGCCTCCACAGCGAGTTGGTGATGCGCGAGCGGCTGACGGTGCGGCGGGCGCGAACACCGGCTCGCGGCGATTCAGGAGGCGACGAGGTCCACCGCAATGAGACCAACGGCGCGGGGCGCGAGCTCGAGGCCGAGACGCCCGTGGGGGCCACGGTGGTGCTGGACTACAACCGGGCCTACAACCCCACTTGTGCCTTCTCCGCCTACAGCCTGTGCCCGCTGTCGCCGCGCCAGAACCGGCTTCCCTTGCGCGTGCCGGCAAGCGAGAAACGCCCGCAGAGTCAGTGA
- a CDS encoding putative immunity protein, which produces MPILPKERDPRLITIRRGGSLTDEDHHLLAEWAALCAEHVLPFFENACPEDARPRDAIAVGRAWIRGEVRMRDAHQTAFVANAAARGLPDPARFAALAAGQAVAVAHVAAHYLGAAAYAIRAAAASVAVGKAEGARLQELGWQRERLPATLRELVLEDQRTRNDICWGVFTG; this is translated from the coding sequence ATGCCGATCCTGCCGAAAGAGCGAGACCCGAGGCTGATCACGATTCGTCGTGGCGGGAGCCTGACCGACGAGGACCACCACCTGCTCGCGGAGTGGGCTGCCCTCTGCGCGGAGCACGTCCTGCCCTTCTTCGAGAACGCGTGCCCGGAGGACGCGCGCCCCCGAGATGCCATCGCCGTGGGACGAGCGTGGATCAGGGGCGAAGTGCGGATGCGTGACGCCCACCAAACCGCGTTCGTGGCCAACGCCGCGGCTCGAGGGTTGCCTGACCCGGCCAGGTTCGCGGCTCTCGCGGCAGGCCAGGCGGTGGCCGTCGCCCACGTCGCTGCGCACTACTTGGGCGCGGCAGCGTACGCCATCCGGGCCGCCGCCGCTTCGGTCGCCGTGGGTAAGGCGGAAGGGGCCCGTCTGCAGGAGCTCGGATGGCAGCGGGAACGGCTCCCCGCCACCCTCCGAGAGCTGGTCCTCGAAGACCAGCGGACGCGGAACGACATCTGCTGGGGCGTCTTCACCGGGTGA
- a CDS encoding MYXO-CTERM-anchored inactivated metalloprotease — protein sequence MLPSRVFLLIPLIILFGVSSAWAQPYERTQYEGLELCRGDRTVTYAMTTSGGHPTAEERAAVTAAFNTWNQAVASCSDLVFTPGEDVPHPAPRPLDGKMLVTFRQVNCPDIVPDDDACWQNESCHDKYDCWPFAPRDVVDETSYFRVSTGEILGTEISLNNSNGMLTTLDGPPCDEGVIEPGCVIGDVQSLVTRSIGEGLGLALLTRTDSTMSRVLPWGDTQKRIIDPGTLQGICETYPRGLPTPGCIISTDGGVPDGGDGVPSGDGGVQEADGGVPDAGDSVPDGDGGAPSKSGCTTTSSVPLLGALMLLLGARRTRQRSRG from the coding sequence ATGCTCCCTTCCAGAGTCTTTCTTCTCATTCCTCTCATCATCCTCTTCGGTGTGTCCAGCGCGTGGGCACAGCCATACGAGCGTACACAATACGAAGGGCTGGAGCTGTGCCGTGGTGACAGGACCGTGACCTATGCGATGACCACCTCGGGTGGCCACCCGACCGCTGAAGAAAGGGCCGCGGTCACCGCCGCGTTCAACACCTGGAACCAGGCCGTGGCCAGTTGCTCGGACCTGGTGTTCACACCCGGCGAGGATGTGCCCCATCCCGCACCGCGACCTCTCGACGGGAAGATGCTGGTGACCTTCCGCCAGGTGAACTGCCCGGACATCGTCCCCGATGACGATGCCTGCTGGCAGAATGAATCGTGTCACGACAAGTATGACTGTTGGCCCTTCGCGCCAAGGGACGTCGTCGATGAGACGAGCTATTTCCGGGTGTCCACCGGTGAGATTCTCGGCACCGAGATCAGCCTCAACAACAGCAATGGCATGCTCACCACGCTGGACGGTCCCCCCTGCGACGAGGGAGTCATCGAGCCCGGCTGCGTCATCGGAGATGTCCAGAGCCTGGTGACACGCTCCATCGGCGAGGGGCTGGGGCTCGCCCTGCTGACACGCACCGATTCCACGATGTCTCGTGTCCTGCCATGGGGCGATACGCAGAAGCGCATCATCGACCCAGGTACGCTCCAAGGCATCTGCGAGACCTACCCTCGAGGGCTGCCAACCCCCGGGTGCATCATCTCAACGGATGGCGGCGTCCCGGATGGAGGGGACGGCGTCCCGTCCGGCGATGGTGGCGTGCAGGAGGCTGACGGTGGTGTCCCGGACGCTGGTGACAGCGTCCCTGACGGCGATGGCGGCGCTCCGTCCAAGTCTGGCTGCACCACCACCTCCTCGGTGCCACTCCTCGGAGCGCTCATGCTCCTGCTGGGGGCTCGACGCACTCGCCAACGCTCACGGGGCTGA
- a CDS encoding alpha/beta hydrolase, with the protein MMKPLHLAVLRMLPALCLACAHPPQAPREAPVAAPALTYETYTVGAGEPEAMLVALHYSGSTPGFWRPLLEDWRTPTRVVLPRGPHPRREGFTWFAAGHEQKVTAEKTADVAQMAARLAELIRELRAAHPRIRRVAVTGFSYGGDLAWALALRHPEQVDVAVPMGSRLLGDPTPGAPATRRVWVLQGEVDPIITAPQTAARVDALKAAGVPIDVKVYPGLGHDFSPQLIEDWRTFLQQQLRTEAQR; encoded by the coding sequence ATGATGAAGCCCCTGCACCTCGCCGTGCTCCGGATGCTGCCCGCGCTCTGTCTCGCGTGTGCCCACCCGCCCCAGGCGCCCCGCGAGGCGCCGGTTGCTGCACCCGCGCTCACCTACGAGACCTACACCGTCGGAGCAGGCGAGCCCGAGGCGATGCTCGTCGCGCTGCACTACTCCGGGTCCACACCCGGGTTCTGGAGGCCGCTGCTCGAGGACTGGCGCACCCCGACCCGCGTCGTGCTTCCGCGCGGCCCGCACCCGCGCAGGGAGGGCTTCACCTGGTTCGCCGCCGGCCACGAGCAGAAGGTGACCGCGGAGAAGACCGCCGATGTGGCGCAGATGGCCGCGCGGCTCGCAGAGCTCATCCGCGAGCTGCGCGCCGCACACCCCCGCATCCGCCGCGTCGCCGTGACGGGCTTCTCCTACGGCGGAGACCTCGCCTGGGCGCTCGCGCTGCGCCACCCGGAGCAGGTGGATGTCGCGGTGCCCATGGGCTCGCGCTTGCTCGGAGACCCCACGCCCGGTGCACCGGCCACGCGGCGCGTGTGGGTGCTGCAAGGCGAAGTCGACCCCATCATCACTGCCCCGCAGACCGCGGCGCGCGTGGACGCACTGAAGGCAGCCGGTGTCCCCATCGACGTGAAGGTCTACCCTGGCCTCGGCCACGACTTCTCACCGCAGCTCATCGAAGACTGGCGCACCTTCCTGCAGCAGCAGCTGCGCACGGAGGCGCAGCGATGA